One window of the Oncorhynchus clarkii lewisi isolate Uvic-CL-2024 unplaced genomic scaffold, UVic_Ocla_1.0 unplaced_contig_9651_pilon_pilon, whole genome shotgun sequence genome contains the following:
- the LOC139399732 gene encoding metalloproteinase inhibitor 2-like — protein MTWSVSSCFITLVVLFLWRVDDITEACTCMSVHPQRAFCNADVVIRAKVVGVKAVSGNTNYDVKQIEMFKGPNQDIHVISTGGPCRAFLEINKEYLFTGRLNTDGTVHVIMCDFIQSWGALSDTQMRSLTLRYQSGCDCTIIRCTSLPCPISTADECLWMDIGQSRPWDNNIACIKGGDGSCAWYKGMALPK, from the exons ATGACTTGGTCCGTAAGTAGTTGTTTCATTACTCTGGTCGTTCTGTTCCTCTGGCGGGTCGATGACATCACAGAAGCTTGCACTTGCATGAGTGTACATCCTCAACGGGCTTTTTGCAATGCAGATGTCG TGATCAGGGCAAAGGTGGTTGGCGTGAAAGCTGTGTCTGGTAACACCAACTATGACGTCAAACAGATTGAG ATGTTCAAAGGTCCTAACCAGGATATCCACGTCATCTCCACTGGAGGCCCGTGTCGCGCGTTTCTGGAAATCAACAAGGAGTATCTCTTCACAG GCAGGCTGAATACTGATGGAACAGTGCATGTAATAATGTGTGACTTCATTCAGTCCTGGGGGGCTTTGAGTGACACACAAATGAGGAGCTTGACTCTGCGCTACCAAAGCGGCTGTGATTGCACG ATCATCCGCTGCACTTCCCTTCCCTGTCCGATCAGCACCGCGGATGAGTGCCTGTGGATGGACATTGGCCAAAGCAGACCCTGGGACAATAACATTGCCTGTATCAAGGGGGGTGATGGATCCTGTGCCTGGTACAAGGGGATGGCACTGCCCAAGTAG